The following is a genomic window from Verrucomicrobiales bacterium.
CATCGATGAACTCGAAAAAAGTCTGAATGTCGTCGCGCGCTCCCAACCCCGCTTGCTCCTTCCGCAGCTTCAATAAGGCGCGCAAACTCTCGTCGTTCTGGCGACCGTGATTCAACGCCTGTTCCCGGAAGGCGGACTTCTCGGCGTCGGTGCGTTTCACGTTCTTGGCGACCCAGTCGGCTACCTCCCCGTCCGTGATGGTTGCCTTAACCACAGCGATGAATGCCTCGGCTTCGAGGCCCGCCGCGTTCAGCCACGCCAGATCGAATCCCTTCTTGCCTAGGTTGCCTTGATAGTCCGGATGTAGACGCCCGGCCAAATGCAGGCGGATCTTGTCCACGAAGCGAGGGAGATAAATCCAACCCGACATGGTCTCGCGGGGACTTCGTGGATAGATCAGGGTGCTGTCCGACATTGCCTACATAGTTCCGACGGCCCGCCGAACTGTCAATCTCAGGGAATGGGGGGGAGGGGGATGCGGCAGGGCAATTAGAATTGGGATGAGTCTCGTAAGGGAAACGTCACCCAGGTAGGGAGACACTCCGTTGAGCCCACGAGGGCTCCAGGCACCGTTGCACACGGAGGGTTACCCCCGAGGAGGGCCTCCAACCCTAGATTGTCCCACTGCGCTTATCGCCGCGGCTCCTTCAACCCTTTCAAACGTGGGGCATGCATGGGCTCGACGGAGTCTCTCCCTACCTTGCGGTCATGACTGCGTTCACCTCATTCTCAGCCTCTGGGTTTAGGGGGAAGGTTGAGCAGCCCTCTGCCGCTTTTGTCCCGGGACGGAGTCGTAACCCCCGGGATTTTACCCACTTCGAACCATACCTGGGGATGTGGGGTGTGATCATTTCTCGGTGAGGGCGTATCCGCCCCAGGAACGATTCCCGACTCCGTCGGGTCCTGAAAAGCTGTAGAGGGCTACAGCACTCCATAGTCACACCTGGGGAGGTTAAGGTATTACCCGTTCGACGCGGAGCAGGCGGCTGGTGTCGGTGCCCAATAGAGTGAAATACTCCGTAACGGGGAATGCACCCGGGATGCTCTCGATCTCGGTGTAGGGACCTTCCGGATTGACGCTCTCGAGGATTCGATAGGTGGCGCCGGCCAACCCCGGCCAGCTCAATCGCAAGATCTGGCTGCTCCACGGCGACACATCCAAACGGAACGGAACATCGACCGCGAGAGGTTTGGTGTGCATCACCTGCTCCACTGAATTGGGCACCCCATCTGCATCCGGATCCCCGCTCCCGGTTGACGCGAGATTCCCAAAGTGGGAGGCCTCCCAGCTGTCCTCCAGTCCATCGCGATCGCTATCCCGAATGGCGACGCCCGAGACGGTGAGGTCCGCACGCAGCACGTTCCCCACGTTTCCGGGTTCCTGATCGCTCACTTCCAGCTTCCAGGTTCCGGCAGTGGATTCGTAAAAATGGGCCACGCTCGAGTAGGTCCAGTCGGCTGGGCCTGCCGAGGAGTCGTTGTTGAGCCGCTGAAGAATGCTGCGGGTGCCGGATGGTGATACGAGGGTGACGCGTAGATCGCCGCGGCGGGAATGGTCTGTCTGCAGCCGCACCTTCACATGCTCCGAGATCAGGGTGTTGGTGATCTCGACGCTGCAGACCGTCGCTAGGAGTCGAAGTCGAACCCGTAGACTGGAGTTGGTGGCGATCATCGCAGCGAGATCGGTTCCTGCGGAGCGGCCCATCATGACGGCTGGGACTGTCGCAAAATCCGTGGACAGCATTTGCGATCGCTCGGTCGTGCCTTGGTTATTGTAAATGAGCACCAATTGCGCACCGGCAGCGGCACAGTTCTGAATTTTCTCCGTGAAGCTGTTTCCGCCGCGCGACACCAAGGCGGCGCGTCCGGTCAGGGAATCGAGGGGCTGGTTGGCCAGTTCAACGGCGGTGATGGGCAGCAGCGCCGTGGGGACGTCCGCGTGGGCGCCGAAGGTGGCTGTGACGGGGATCGAAGCGAGACCCGCCGGCACGTTCGTGCCCGTTACCTCGACCCGGAGCCCATCGTCGGTAATCGCCTTGGTCGAACCCACATTGGTGGCGAAGGTTCGCGTCACCGTTGTGAGCGTGGGTCGAGAGGTCCACTGAAGAGCCCGTTGCACCGCCGCTCCGGCATCGGGAATGCCATAGCCCAGATTGTAACTGACGCGGAGTCCGGCCCCGTTGGTCAACAAGAGCGGATCCGCCAGATCCAGGTGGCGACTGGAAAGCAATAGCGCCTGCTGCACGTCGCGATAGCTCAGGGTCGGATTGGCGGAGAGCATCAGCGCCACCACTCCGGAGACCAACGGCGTCGATCCCGAAGTGCCGGAGAATCCTGACGTGCCGAACCGATAGTCCGCAGAGTCGTTGAGTCCAACCGACGCATTGGCTCCTGAAAAACCAGTGAGATCGGTAGTCACCAGCGAGGGGAAGCTGGAGTCCAGGTTGCTGCTGAAGCCTTCCGCCACCTCGGCGCTCGGCGCGGCGACCAACACACAGGCGCCTGGGTTGCTGTAGCGCGTGGTCCGGCCGTCGCTGCGAGCCGCGGAGACGGTGATGACTCGGGGATCGACGGCATAGCCGTCCGCGTTGGCATCGGCCAGGCTTTTGCGTCCATTGCTGGAGGCGCGAACGATGAGGACCCCGCGTCCGTCCCGACCACTGAACACCGCATTGCTGATCCCAATCTCCTCCAATGGAGGGATAGGATAGAGCGCTGTTCCTCCCGCCCCCCAACTATGGTTCTGCACATGAACGATATTGGACTGCGCTTCGAACATGGACTTCATCTCGACGGTATCGGGATCGAGAACCGACCCTTTGAAGATCACCCAGCTGGCGAACTTGGCTCCTGGGGCTACTCCTGAGACGCCGCGCTGATTATTGCCCTGTGCCCCGATCAAACCTGCCACTGCGGTGCCATGCGAGGCGGTGCTCAGCGAAGGCCCGGCGTTCGGGGTGCCATCGCCAAAATTAAAATGCGGGCCCAAGGAAAAGGGGTCGGCGAGATCGGGGTGGGTCAGTTCCACTCCGTTGTCCACCACGGACACGAGAACATTCTCCCCTCGGGTAGTGGGCCAGGCCGCGCGAATGTTGAGATCCGCCCCCAGATGCGCCGCTGCGGAGTTTCGGTATTCCAGATGCCATTGCTGGCTGAAATAGGGATCGCTGGGGGCGGGAGCATACAGGTCTTGGAGGCTGAAAAGAGCTCTTGCCGCCGGAAAGCAGGCGATGACCTGAGGGAGGGCGTGTAGTTCCTCGGCTTGGATGGCTGCGATCCAAGCATCAGGGGCTTCGAGAACCCACCATCCGGGGTGGATTTCCCGGGGGAGTCGGAGCGGACGTGTGCCAAGCAGGGGTGCGATGGCGGTGCCTGGAGGGACAGCGAGGACCACTCGACGACCTAGCTCCACAGGTTGATCCGGGCGATCTTCTGGCCAGGCGTAGATCCATTGGGCGGTTTGACTGGTGGGCAAATTGGCCCCGATGCCCAGGGGCGCGACATAGGTTCTGCGCTGTGGTTCGCTAAACTGGAATCGATTGGGGGTGGCGCTTGATGATCGTAACTCGCTAATCATCAAAGCGATAAACGTCCCGACCGCTAGGCACAACTTCTTCATGTCACAACACCGATGGCCGGAACCTAACCCGCTTGGGTCCTCCGTTCCAGGGGGAAAGAGACTAGCTCCCTGCTATCGCCATCGTCAGAAGCCTGCCTCGGCTTGAGTTTTCCGAGGCTCGTCACCTCGTTTGTTGCACGGACGACGGGGGGGAATCGTCGAGCAGGACCGCAACTGACCCTACAAATTCCCTTCACTTTAAGATTGCAGGGGTTCCCCAGCTCACTAACCTGAGTGGCTCGAGTTAGCGGTTAACCGGAATTTATTGTGAATAGCGAATACTGTAAGCAAGCCTTGGCAAAAGTGGGAAACCCCAACGTTCTCATCAACTTGGTCTCGCGTCGTGTGCGCCAGCTCAATTCCGGGGGCGGCGGCCTGAGCCGTCCTCTGATCATGGACACGCAGAACATGGGGGCCGGCGACATCGCCTTGGTGGAACTCATCGAGGACAAGATGGCGTTTGAGACCCCGTTGCTGAGCAAGGCATCGGAAAACGTGCCCAGCAAGAAGCGCAAACGCGCTCCCGGTGCGGCACAGCATCCTAGCGCCGTGCGCTAAGGCCGTGACCTGAGACGCTCGCCCTGTCGCGAGCATCTTCCGGACCCCGATTCTGGCTCGGCAGGGTTAAAACCCTGTGGTGGATTCAGGACCGCGTAGGGCCTTTCAAACCTGCTCCGCGGTCCAATGAGCATCGACACCTCCCTGTGGCTGATATTGTCTCCAATCCGAAGGCTCGCCGCGACTACCACATCTTACACACATACGAGTCAGGTATTGTGCTGCACGGAACGGAGGTCAAAACCCTGCGAGCGGGCAAGGCGCAGATCAGTGACGCATTCGTACGTGTGGAGAAGGGGCAAGCCTACTTGTACAACGCCCACATCGAGGAATATCTCTTTGGAAATCGGGTCAACCATGTTCCCAAGGCGGTTCGAAAACTCCTGCTTCACAAAAGCGAAATCCTTAAGCTCGAGGGGTATTCCGGTCAGAAGGGGCATGCGATCTTCCCCCTCTCTTTCTATTGGAAGAACGGCAAGGTGAAGGTTCTGTTGGGGGTTGGGAAGGGCAAGGCTGAATTTGACAAGCGCGACGACATCAAGGAGCGCGAGTCGGATCGTGAGCTCAAGCGGTTGACCATGAAGCATATGAAGGGTCGCTAGCAGCAACCACCGCCGACGTGATGTGACGGCCGTTGTGAGGTTCGCGGAAACATCATCGCATCACGTCGACGGTGGTTGCTGCTAGACGGCATTGACGAGTGTGGGGTGTGGTAGACCTCTGCCGCTTTCCGGCTCCCCCGGAGGGGGATCCCAGCTTCGCTGGTGGGGACTAAAACGGTAGAGGTCTCCAGAACTATAAACCTCGTCGGACCGGTTCCCGATCAACTCTCGCCCTGCCTTACTGGCGTTTCCCATTCAAGCCCCAACGGAACTGATCGCACTCTCTCGTCTCCGTTTCCCCACCCACTCTCGCTTGAGGGTTGAAATCGCAGAAACGTTTCCCTAGCCTGACCGCCATGTTACGGGTTGACGCCGGTGCAACGTGGTATTTCGTGGCAACTTCGGGGTCCTGAGAACTTTATGAAACGATTTTTGATGCTTCCCGCGGTTCTTCTTGGCGTGCTTTGCTTCGTCACCGGATGCAAGCCCACCGCCTCCACCTCTTCCGGTGCGGCGGATTCCGTCATCAAGATTGGAGAGTTCGCCTCCCTCTCGGGTAGCGAGGCTTCGTTTGGACGATCGTCCCACAATGGCACGCTGATCGCTATTGACGAGCTCAACGCCACGGGCGGCCTGCTCGGGCGGAAAATCGAGTTACTGACCGAGGACAACCAATCCAAGGACGGTGAATCGGCAACTGCGGTGAAGAAGTTGATCTCGCGGGACAAAGTGATCGCAATTTTGGGTGAGGTCGCCTCGGGTCGTTCCTTGGAAGCCGCCCCCATCTGCCAGCAGTTCAAGATCCCTCAAGTATCACCATCGTCGACAAATCCCAAGGTGACCCAGATGGGCGACTACATCTTCAGGGTCTGCTTCGAGGATCGCTTTCAAGGCGGGACCGTGCTGGCCAAGTTTGCTTTGGAGAGTCTGCAGGCCAAGCGGGTTGCAATCTTGACTGATGTGAGCGCGCCCTACAGCGCCGGACTTACGACTTATTTCAAGGAGCAGTTTGTCGCCAAGGGTGGCACCGTCGTGGTGGAGCAAAAGTTCACCAAGGATGACAAAGATTTCAAAGCGCAGCTGACGGCCATCAAAAGTCAAAACCCAGATGCGATTTTTCTTCCCGTCTACTATGGCCCAGCGACTTTGATCGCGCTTCAGGCCCGCGAGCTGGGCATCAAGGTGCCCTTGTTCGGTGGCGATGGATGGGAGGCTCCGGAGTTGGTGCAGGGGCCAGGAGCAGCGGAGGCTCTGGATGGCTGCTTTTTCTCGACTCATTTCGCGCCCGACCAAGATTCACCGCAGGCCAAGGAGTTCGTGAAGAAGTATGAGGCGCGCTTCAACGCCAAACCCGATGCGATGGCCGCGCTGGGATACGACTCGGCGATGGTTCTGGCCGATGCGGTCAAACGGGCGGGATCTACTGAAGGTTCGAAGCTGCGAGATGCTCTCGCTTCCACTAGAGACTTCCAAGGGGTAACCGGCAAGATGAGCTTGGATGCCGATCGGAATGCCCGCAAGCCAGCCGTCATCATACAGCTCAAGGGGGGGAAATTCCTTTACAAAGAAACGGTTAACCCCTGAGCGAGTAGAGCGCGGGCATCCCATTTTCAAACCACCGGATGACGGAATTCTTTCAACAGCTGATCAATGGGTTGTCCCTCGGGGCGATGTACGCGCTGATTGCCCTGGGCTACACTCTCGTCTATGGTGTATTACGGTTCATCAATTTTGCCCATAGCGACGTCTTTATGGTTGGGTCATTTGCCGGCTTCTATCTCGGCCGAGGTGTCGCGGAGGCCTCGCTGCTGAACGGGCTGTTGGTGATGATGGGAGCAATGCTCATATGCGCGGGGCTCGGGATTCTCATCGAAAGGTTGGCTTACCGTCCGCTTCGCAATCGATCCAAGCTCACGGTGTTGATCACGGCGATCGGAGTTTCTCTCCTCCTGCAAAATGCCGGACAGCTCATCTTTGGAGTAAATCCTCGTCCGTTTCCGGAGACATTTCCCTCACGTACCTTTGATTTGTTGGGCGTGGTGATCTCGAGCAAGGATATCGTCGTGCTGACGGTGACCTTGGCGCTTCTTGGTGTTCTGGAGTTTGTGGTGCACCGGACCAAGGTCGGGACAGCCATGCGGGCGGTGGCATTCAACCCTCAGGCGGCGACATTGATGGGTATCAACATTGATCTCATCATCAGCTTTACGTTCGGTTTGGGCTCGGCGTTGGCGGCGGCGGCGGGGATACTCTGGGCCTACAAATTTCCTAAGATTGATCCTTTGATGGGTATTACTCCGGGGCTCACGGCTTTTGTTGCTGCGGTGTTTGGCGGCATCGGCAGTATCCAAGGCGCTGCGCTGGGAGGACTCATGATAGGAGTGATCGAGACTTTGGTCCGGGGTAGCAGGTGGTCGACCTGGACCGAAGCGATTGCGTTCATCCTTCTAATCCTAGTGCTGCTGTTTCGGCCGGCGGGTTTGATTGGTAAACTTCAACCTGAAAAAGTCTGAGATGCTGCCCTACTCCCGGATCCTGTTATTGATCGCGCTCGTCTTGAGCGGGGTGCTGGGGTTTGCGCAGGATCGGATTGATGCGTATTTCGTGGACGTGCTGACCCGCATTGGCATCAACATTGTTTTGGCGGTCAGCCTCAATCTCATCAACGGGCATGCGGGCCAGTTTTCCCTGGGGCATGCGGGCTTTATGGCCGTTGGAGCCTATGTAGCGGCGGCACTTACCATGTTTGCTGGCCCGCTGCTTTTTGGGTCGAGCGCGGCCGGGTTGGGGCCCACCCTTTGGTTCCTATTCGCTTTGTTTGCGGGCGGTGCCATTGCCGCTTTGGCGGGTTTGGTCGTTGGGGCACCTTCTCTTCGCCTCAAAGGCGATTATCTTGCCATCGTGACCTTGGGCTTCGGACAGATCATTGCGGTGATCTTCCGCAACATCGAATCGCTTGGCGGAGCGTTGGGATTGAATGGCGTGCCTGCACAGACCAATTTGTTTTGGGTATTCGCTGCGGCCGCGGTGACCATTTATACCGTCACTTCGATCGTGAATAGTACTTATGGGAGGGGATTCTTGGCGACACACGACGATGAAGTGGCGGCTGAGGCGATGGGTATCGATACCACGCGATGCAAGATAGTGGCCTTCGTGGTCGGTGCCTTCTTCGCTGGCATCGCGGGCGGCCTTTACGGACACTTCAATCTAACCATAAATCCCAAAGGCTTCGATTTCACTCGGAGCGTGGAGATTGTGGTGATGGTGATTGTGGGTGGGATGGGGAACACCGCTGGAGTGATTTTGGCGGCTGCTTTGCTGACTTTGCTGCCCGAAGGGCTACGGGTTCTGGCAGGATATTCATTGCCGTTTCCGGGAACGCCTGAAGGGTGGTCCCTTCGCTGGGTTGGCGAGGCGCGACCATTGCTCTACTCAATGTTGTTGATTGGGCTGATGTTGCTTCGGCCTCAGGGGATTTTGACTTGGCGGCGTCGTCCCGCCTCGGCTGTGTGAGCAATCCTCTTCTCCAGCTCGATCAGGTGACGATCCGCTTCGGCGGTCTGACGGCGGTTTCAGAGCTTGATATCTCCATCGGTGAAGGAGAGTTGATCGGGCTGATCGGCCCGAACGGCGCGGGCAAAACCACCGTATTCAACCTGATCACGGGCGTCTATCGTCCTACTGAAGGTAGCCTTCGGTTTGGCGGTGAGTTGAACCTTGGACTGAAGCCGCATCAGATCACCTCGCGTGGCATCGCGCGCACTTTCCAGAACATTCGGCTCTTTGGATCCCTCTCGGTGCTCGACAATGTGCGGGCGGCACTGCGAATGCACCAGGAACACGGGTTGCTGGCAGCGCTTCTGCGCGGCGGGCGCTTTGCGGCGTCGGAAGCGGCGGTGGAGAAGGAGACGATGGAGCTTCTGGAGATTTTCGGGCTAGCAAGAAGCCGACATTCGCTCGCGAGAAATCTTCCTTATGGGGATCAGCGCCGACTCGAGATCGTTCGCGCGTTGGCTACCCACCCCAAACTTCTCCTGTTGGATGAGCCCGCCGCGGGTATGAATCCCACCGAAAAGCAGGAGCTTATGAGGCTGATCCAGTTTATCCAGGGAAAGTACCGGATTGCGGTCTTGTTGGTGGAACATGACATGCCAGTCGTCATGGGGATCTCCAAGCGAATTGTTGTGCTGGACCACGGGATGAAAATTGCTGAAGGGACCCCGCGAGAGATTCGAAGTAATCGCAAGGTCATTGAAGCCTATCTCGGAGAGGAACATTCCGGTGAAGGAGACTAGTGATCATGTCCCCAGGACGAAGGTCTCGATGCTCGAGGTTCAGGACTTGCGCGTCTCATACGGAGCTATTGGAGCGCTTGGCGGCGTTTCTCTCCAAGTTCAGGAAGGGCAGATCGTTTCGCTGATCGGTGCCAATGGTGCCGGCAAGACTACCCTGTTGCGAACCATCTCTGGCCTGCTGCGTCCACATTCGGGAAAGGTGGTGTATGCAGGTGAAATCATCACTCAGCTTCCCGCTCATCAGATTGTTCGCCGCGGGCTGTGTCACGTGCCGGAAGGCCGCATGGTGTTCGCCAACCTGACTGTGTTCGAGAACTTGAAGATGGGCGCCTATCTCCAGACCGACAAGGGTGTGATTGAGCGGGAGTTGGAGTTTGTGTTTCACACATTTCCCCGCCTGAAGGAGCGCTTGAAACAGCTCGCCGGGACGCTGTCGGGAGGCGAGCAGCAGATGCTGGCGATTGGTCGGGCCCTGATGGGTAAGCCGCGCTGCCTGATGCTCGACGAGCCTTCCCTGGGAATCGCTCCGCTGCTGGTCAAATCCATTTTCGAGAAGATCGTTGAGATCAACCGTGAGCATGGCATCACCATATTGTTGGTGGAGCAGAATGCGAACCTCGCCTTGGAGGTTTCCAGTTACGCCTATGTTTTGGAGACTGGGAAGGTCAAGCTGCAGGACGATTCCAAGACGCTGAAGGCGAATCCGGAGGTTCGGGCGGCCTACCTTGGGGGGGCCTAGGTTTACTTGAGGGGATCGAAATGGCGATCTAACCGGTTCATCGTCTTCACCACATCGAGCATCGCCTCTCCCTGAACCGGCACCACGCTACCATCGAAGAAGGAAAAATTCGCGGAGCGGTTGTGCATGAGGAACATCTCCCCGGCGGTGTTGTACTTATTCACCGGCTCGAACGCGGCATCCGACATGGCAAACGGGTTCTCGTTAACGAAAAGCACTTTCTCGCTGGGAGCCGTTACCCAGCCCAACTTCAGTTGGCCGCGGGTGAATCCGCTGTTCTTGCTGAGCTTGCGCTCGGGGTTGAGATAGCCGTTCAAGCTGTAATTGACCCGCAGCGCCGCCCCAATGTCATCCGAGGAAGGGCACCGGTAAGATTTGAACACCCGAGAATCTGCCTCGTTGAAGATTTCTTCCCGAGGATAGTCGGTGACATAGTTGAAAATCGAACCGGACTCGGCGTGGAAAGGAAATTTGGGGTCGGTCCACTTCGAGGCTGTCTTGCTGGGTAGTTCACCTGGCCCGCCTACGACCCAGTCCGTCGGCCGCTTTTGGTAGGTCTGCTTGGTTGTGGATGGCCCGGTCGTGGGAAGCTCGTCCTCCTTCTCATGCGCATAGGAGAAAACCCCATACGTCAATTGTTTCATGTTGTTGCGACAGACGGTCGAACGAGCCTGCTCTCGGGAGCGAGTCAGCGCGGGAAGCAGTAACGAGGCGAGCACGGCAACAATACCAATCACGGTGAGCAACTCAACCAACGTGAAAGCGTCTCGATAAGCTGCACCTAAACAACTCTTCTTTTCAGAAGAAGAACGACAACTGGTTATGACAGGTCGGTTCATGGTGCTTGGGTTTGTTGATTGCACACATCTTTAGGGAATTAGGTGGAGATTTGCAAGGGATAAGTTTTCACAACTTATCCCCAGGTTGTCCCCTTGCCCAGAACCCTACGGCCCAGGTCGCGGGGATCCTCCTTGCGGCCGTCCACGGCCGCCTTCTGGAACCCCTGACGTCCTGTACCGCTTTTGGACAGCATACATCGGGCCGCCCGCTCGTCGAGTTTAGGGGGTAGGCACCCAATTCGCTGGTCGTTCGACCAAGTGGAGCAGGTTCCCATCGGCGTCAGGGAAGAAAAGCACGCGGCCACCGCCTCCGGCGGGCTTGATAGGCTCGGAGAACACGACGCCGCGCTCCGCCAGATGGGCCTGGGCGGCTTCGATCGACTCCACCCGCAGGGCGAGGTGACGCCACCCCCCCAATCGATTGTAGCCGGTCTCGGGCACACTATGACTCCCGGGGTAGATCTCAATCAGAGCCCCCCCGGGCAGAGCAATCAGGTAAGCCGGCGGATTTTGCCCGTTAGTGTAGACCACGGTGGCTCCCAGGCTGTGTTCATACCAGGAACAGAGCTGAACCGGGTCTTTGCTGGCGAGGCCGATATGCTCCAATGAGAGGTTCATGCTGTCATTCAACATCATCGGCTTCAGGAAGACACGTAGAAATACGATGGTGAACATGTGAAAGTACCAGGCAACCTCGCCGATGCTCTCCCACCCCTGGCGGCCTTGACGGTGTTGGAGGGCTTGAGCTACGTTGCGCGCACGTTCAACAACTTACCTATGCAAAACTTCTTCCCGATCCCTAATGTGATCGAACAGACCGGCCGCGGCGAGCGGGGCTACGACATCTATTCCCGGCTACTGGTCGATCGCATCGTGTTCCTTGGCACCCAAGTCGATGATAATGTGGCGAATGTCATTATCGCCCAGCTGCTTTTTCTCCAGATGACGGATCCTAAGAAGGACATCCACCTCTACATCAACTCTCCGGGTGGGAGCGTGACGGCGGGATTGGCCATCTACGACACCATGCAATTCCTCACGTGTGACGTGAACACTTATTGCATCGGGCAAGCGGCCAGCATGGGAGCTGTTCTCCTCTGTGCCGGCACCAAGGGCAAGCGATTCTCCCTGCCGAACTCAAACGTCATGATCCATCAGGTGCTGGGTGGCGCCGAGGGGCAGGCGAGCGATGTGGAGATCCGGGTCAAATACATGCTCAAGCTCAAGCAGCGCTTGAACAATATCATTTCCAAGCAC
Proteins encoded in this region:
- a CDS encoding ABC transporter substrate-binding protein: MKRFLMLPAVLLGVLCFVTGCKPTASTSSGAADSVIKIGEFASLSGSEASFGRSSHNGTLIAIDELNATGGLLGRKIELLTEDNQSKDGESATAVKKLISRDKVIAILGEVASGRSLEAAPICQQFKIPQVSPSSTNPKVTQMGDYIFRVCFEDRFQGGTVLAKFALESLQAKRVAILTDVSAPYSAGLTTYFKEQFVAKGGTVVVEQKFTKDDKDFKAQLTAIKSQNPDAIFLPVYYGPATLIALQARELGIKVPLFGGDGWEAPELVQGPGAAEALDGCFFSTHFAPDQDSPQAKEFVKKYEARFNAKPDAMAALGYDSAMVLADAVKRAGSTEGSKLRDALASTRDFQGVTGKMSLDADRNARKPAVIIQLKGGKFLYKETVNP
- a CDS encoding DUF5069 domain-containing protein, coding for MSDSTLIYPRSPRETMSGWIYLPRFVDKIRLHLAGRLHPDYQGNLGKKGFDLAWLNAAGLEAEAFIAVVKATITDGEVADWVAKNVKRTDAEKSAFREQALNHGRQNDESLRALLKLRKEQAGLGARDDIQTFFEFIDADEKRS
- the smpB gene encoding SsrA-binding protein SmpB produces the protein MADIVSNPKARRDYHILHTYESGIVLHGTEVKTLRAGKAQISDAFVRVEKGQAYLYNAHIEEYLFGNRVNHVPKAVRKLLLHKSEILKLEGYSGQKGHAIFPLSFYWKNGKVKVLLGVGKGKAEFDKRDDIKERESDRELKRLTMKHMKGR
- a CDS encoding ABC transporter ATP-binding protein; protein product: MLEVQDLRVSYGAIGALGGVSLQVQEGQIVSLIGANGAGKTTLLRTISGLLRPHSGKVVYAGEIITQLPAHQIVRRGLCHVPEGRMVFANLTVFENLKMGAYLQTDKGVIERELEFVFHTFPRLKERLKQLAGTLSGGEQQMLAIGRALMGKPRCLMLDEPSLGIAPLLVKSIFEKIVEINREHGITILLVEQNANLALEVSSYAYVLETGKVKLQDDSKTLKANPEVRAAYLGGA
- a CDS encoding ABC transporter ATP-binding protein, whose translation is MSNPLLQLDQVTIRFGGLTAVSELDISIGEGELIGLIGPNGAGKTTVFNLITGVYRPTEGSLRFGGELNLGLKPHQITSRGIARTFQNIRLFGSLSVLDNVRAALRMHQEHGLLAALLRGGRFAASEAAVEKETMELLEIFGLARSRHSLARNLPYGDQRRLEIVRALATHPKLLLLDEPAAGMNPTEKQELMRLIQFIQGKYRIAVLLVEHDMPVVMGISKRIVVLDHGMKIAEGTPREIRSNRKVIEAYLGEEHSGEGD
- a CDS encoding S8 family serine peptidase is translated as MKKLCLAVGTFIALMISELRSSSATPNRFQFSEPQRRTYVAPLGIGANLPTSQTAQWIYAWPEDRPDQPVELGRRVVLAVPPGTAIAPLLGTRPLRLPREIHPGWWVLEAPDAWIAAIQAEELHALPQVIACFPAARALFSLQDLYAPAPSDPYFSQQWHLEYRNSAAAHLGADLNIRAAWPTTRGENVLVSVVDNGVELTHPDLADPFSLGPHFNFGDGTPNAGPSLSTASHGTAVAGLIGAQGNNQRGVSGVAPGAKFASWVIFKGSVLDPDTVEMKSMFEAQSNIVHVQNHSWGAGGTALYPIPPLEEIGISNAVFSGRDGRGVLIVRASSNGRKSLADANADGYAVDPRVITVSAARSDGRTTRYSNPGACVLVAAPSAEVAEGFSSNLDSSFPSLVTTDLTGFSGANASVGLNDSADYRFGTSGFSGTSGSTPLVSGVVALMLSANPTLSYRDVQQALLLSSRHLDLADPLLLTNGAGLRVSYNLGYGIPDAGAAVQRALQWTSRPTLTTVTRTFATNVGSTKAITDDGLRVEVTGTNVPAGLASIPVTATFGAHADVPTALLPITAVELANQPLDSLTGRAALVSRGGNSFTEKIQNCAAAGAQLVLIYNNQGTTERSQMLSTDFATVPAVMMGRSAGTDLAAMIATNSSLRVRLRLLATVCSVEITNTLISEHVKVRLQTDHSRRGDLRVTLVSPSGTRSILQRLNNDSSAGPADWTYSSVAHFYESTAGTWKLEVSDQEPGNVGNVLRADLTVSGVAIRDSDRDGLEDSWEASHFGNLASTGSGDPDADGVPNSVEQVMHTKPLAVDVPFRLDVSPWSSQILRLSWPGLAGATYRILESVNPEGPYTEIESIPGAFPVTEYFTLLGTDTSRLLRVERVIP
- a CDS encoding branched-chain amino acid ABC transporter permease; translated protein: MLPYSRILLLIALVLSGVLGFAQDRIDAYFVDVLTRIGINIVLAVSLNLINGHAGQFSLGHAGFMAVGAYVAAALTMFAGPLLFGSSAAGLGPTLWFLFALFAGGAIAALAGLVVGAPSLRLKGDYLAIVTLGFGQIIAVIFRNIESLGGALGLNGVPAQTNLFWVFAAAAVTIYTVTSIVNSTYGRGFLATHDDEVAAEAMGIDTTRCKIVAFVVGAFFAGIAGGLYGHFNLTINPKGFDFTRSVEIVVMVIVGGMGNTAGVILAAALLTLLPEGLRVLAGYSLPFPGTPEGWSLRWVGEARPLLYSMLLIGLMLLRPQGILTWRRRPASAV
- a CDS encoding type II secretion system protein; translation: MNRPVITSCRSSSEKKSCLGAAYRDAFTLVELLTVIGIVAVLASLLLPALTRSREQARSTVCRNNMKQLTYGVFSYAHEKEDELPTTGPSTTKQTYQKRPTDWVVGGPGELPSKTASKWTDPKFPFHAESGSIFNYVTDYPREEIFNEADSRVFKSYRCPSSDDIGAALRVNYSLNGYLNPERKLSKNSGFTRGQLKLGWVTAPSEKVLFVNENPFAMSDAAFEPVNKYNTAGEMFLMHNRSANFSFFDGSVVPVQGEAMLDVVKTMNRLDRHFDPLK
- a CDS encoding DNA-directed RNA polymerase subunit omega, whose translation is MNSEYCKQALAKVGNPNVLINLVSRRVRQLNSGGGGLSRPLIMDTQNMGAGDIALVELIEDKMAFETPLLSKASENVPSKKRKRAPGAAQHPSAVR
- a CDS encoding branched-chain amino acid ABC transporter permease, with the translated sequence MTEFFQQLINGLSLGAMYALIALGYTLVYGVLRFINFAHSDVFMVGSFAGFYLGRGVAEASLLNGLLVMMGAMLICAGLGILIERLAYRPLRNRSKLTVLITAIGVSLLLQNAGQLIFGVNPRPFPETFPSRTFDLLGVVISSKDIVVLTVTLALLGVLEFVVHRTKVGTAMRAVAFNPQAATLMGINIDLIISFTFGLGSALAAAAGILWAYKFPKIDPLMGITPGLTAFVAAVFGGIGSIQGAALGGLMIGVIETLVRGSRWSTWTEAIAFILLILVLLFRPAGLIGKLQPEKV
- a CDS encoding VOC family protein, whose amino-acid sequence is MNLSLEHIGLASKDPVQLCSWYEHSLGATVVYTNGQNPPAYLIALPGGALIEIYPGSHSVPETGYNRLGGWRHLALRVESIEAAQAHLAERGVVFSEPIKPAGGGGRVLFFPDADGNLLHLVERPANWVPTP